From a single Nitrospirota bacterium genomic region:
- a CDS encoding mannose-1-phosphate guanylyltransferase/mannose-6-phosphate isomerase, whose product MKAIILAGGSGTRLWPLSRKNYPKQFLKLNSGHSLLQQTIIRLLRAVPAEDIILMTNSDYKFHVLSDLNSLSLPLPIHNIILEPVSRNTAPAIALGIKYCLDKLDCNEEDVVFISPSDHIIKPVDKFIRYLKQAEEIAKKGYIVTFGIRPDRPETGYGYIKVRSEKSEVRSQKFLEVERFVEKPDVKTAARYVSRGNYYWNSGMFAFSIGTMIKEFKRYVPEITKIASMNFNEMAASFNQMPEISIDYAVMEKSDKVVTLPLDLYWNDIGSWDSLYDIFDKDKMGNIKKGDIVAIDTQKTMILGNKRHISTIGIEDCLVVETEDAILIAKRGEAQKVRDVVNKLKKDNRKEADEHVMTYRPWGSYTVLEVGPSYKIKRLTVNPRERLSLQMHHRRSEHWVVVKGTAKVTIGDRELLIRENESAYVPKSTLHRLENPGNDLLEIIEVQNGDYVGEDDIARFDDKYGRQVKKTIFKEKKL is encoded by the coding sequence ATGAAGGCGATAATCCTCGCAGGCGGCAGCGGCACAAGGCTTTGGCCCCTGTCAAGAAAGAATTACCCGAAACAGTTTCTGAAGCTGAACAGCGGGCATTCTCTTTTACAGCAGACAATCATTAGACTTCTGCGGGCGGTGCCTGCTGAAGATATTATTCTGATGACGAACAGTGATTACAAATTCCACGTTCTATCAGACTTAAATTCTTTGTCTTTACCTTTGCCTATACATAATATTATCCTTGAGCCTGTTTCCAGAAATACAGCCCCTGCAATAGCACTTGGGATTAAATACTGCCTGGATAAATTAGACTGCAACGAAGAAGATGTAGTTTTCATCTCCCCTTCTGACCACATAATCAAGCCTGTTGATAAATTCATTAGATATTTAAAACAGGCGGAGGAGATCGCAAAGAAAGGTTATATAGTTACCTTCGGGATAAGACCCGACCGACCTGAGACGGGATACGGATACATTAAAGTGAGAAGTGAGAAGTCAGAAGTCAGAAGTCAGAAGTTTTTAGAAGTAGAGAGATTTGTAGAAAAGCCTGATGTTAAGACAGCTGCAAGATATGTAAGCAGAGGTAATTATTACTGGAACTCAGGGATGTTTGCATTCAGCATAGGCACGATGATAAAAGAATTCAAAAGATATGTTCCCGAAATAACTAAAATTGCATCTATGAATTTTAATGAGATGGCTGCAAGCTTCAATCAGATGCCTGAGATATCCATAGATTATGCTGTAATGGAAAAATCAGATAAAGTTGTGACACTGCCGCTTGATTTGTACTGGAACGACATAGGCTCATGGGATTCATTGTATGATATTTTTGATAAGGATAAGATGGGGAATATTAAGAAAGGCGACATTGTCGCGATAGATACCCAAAAGACAATGATACTTGGCAATAAGAGGCATATATCAACCATAGGAATAGAAGATTGTCTTGTAGTTGAGACAGAAGATGCCATACTTATTGCAAAAAGGGGAGAGGCGCAGAAAGTAAGGGATGTCGTAAATAAACTTAAAAAGGACAACAGGAAAGAGGCAGATGAACATGTCATGACATATAGACCCTGGGGAAGTTACACAGTGCTTGAAGTGGGACCCAGCTACAAGATAAAAAGACTAACGGTAAACCCTCGGGAGAGACTGAGCCTTCAGATGCATCACCGCAGGTCAGAGCACTGGGTGGTTGTAAAAGGAACCGCAAAAGTGACAATAGGTGACAGGGAGCTATTAATCCGTGAAAACGAATCTGCATATGTTCCGAAGTCAACGCTCCACAGACTTGAAAACCCTGGCAATGACCTTCTTGAAATAATTGAGGTTCAGAACGGAGATTATGTTGGAGAGGATGACATAGCGAGGTTTGATGACAAGTATGGAAGACAGGTTAAAAAAACAATATTTAAGGAGAAAAAATTGTGA